Proteins from a single region of Streptomyces sp. Tu 3180:
- a CDS encoding type I polyketide synthase has product MSTSEERVVAALRASLLENERLRRHNEELLRTANEPIAIVGMACRYPGDVTGPEDLWRLVADGVDAIAPFPADRGWDTEGRTTPSTTGQGGFVSTATEFDAGFFGISPREALAMDPQQRLVLETSWEALERAGLTSASVRGSRTGVFIGCGNQNYGADTGDELPEGVEGHLLTGNAASVVSGRVAYVLGLEGPAVTVDTACSSSLVALHLAAQSLRSGECDLALAGGVTVMSTPDVFTEFARQGGLAGDGRCKAFAEGADGTGWGEGVGVLLVERLSDAQANGRRVLAVVRGSAVNQDGASNGLTAPNGPSQQRVIRAALASAGVSAADVDAVEAHGTGTRLGDPIEAQALLATYGQDRELPLYLGSVKSNLGHTQAAAGVAGVIKMVEALRRGVLPATLHVDAPSSRVDWSAGAVQLLTERREWPDTGRPRRAAVSAFGVSGTNAHVILEQGPEPAATEPPAVVTGGEPIVWLLSGRSEEALRAQARSLRAFATRHPETPAALTGLALAKTRTHFEHRAVVVGSAPRLVDALTELGSGSMPLDVVTGRDRGEARQAFLFSGQGAQRAGMGRELYAAFPVFAEAFDAVCAHVGGELRDVVFGGDAERLARTEWTQPALFAVEVALFRLLESWGVRPDFVGGHSVGEIAAAHVAGVLSLEDACALVSARGRLMQALPPGGAMVAVEAAEGEIVPLLDGREVAVAAVNGPRAVVISGAEAAVSEVAAELAGRGRRTTRLRVSHAFHSPLMEPMLAEFRRVAEGITYTAPALPVVSHITGRLAVEDELTTAEYWVRHVREAVRFADGVAALAAEGVTRFVEVGPDATLTTLVQNCLPDAHGSLLVATLRKQDPERLAVLRAMARLHADGGEVDWPGVLGDGEGTPAVDLPTYPFQRSRYWLGPNESAKDTPPGPARASAVVDAAFWSAVERQDITSLAADLDLAPDALGTVVPALSDWYRRRQERAELDVLCHEVFWRPLTGDDMVPAAATGASPVDHWTVLVPKDADTSARVLADELAEGLRAQGPTVRICEVDTADTDACASAVRTAAETAGAPHPTGASHGVLSLLGFSPSTDAVVATLTAVQALVRTAPGARLWVITQGAVAVGGPDRVTRLSHSAVWGLGRVAALEHPDLWGGLIDLPAQTDHRVWTRLASALTRLKPGEDQVALRSHGVFGRRVRPAAPLAPRTASVTDPADWTPGDGAVLITGGTGALGAQVARWAVRRGARHLLLAGRRGEQAPGAAELRAELEQSGARVTIAAVDVSVREDLVALLAEHPVDAVFHAAGVLEDGTVLSTDADRVRRVMGPKAEGALLLDELTRGTDLTAFVLFSSLAGTVGSPGQGAYAAANAVLDALAERRRSEGLPATSIAWGPWAGDGMAAAAGGRRRGRGAVTPLAPETALSALGALIDAGTTTRLVVAADWDRFVPAFTASRPSALLTPLSPASAAAPGQVAVRDAGAATDGLRFRVNSLPREAGRRLVLDRVRECAAAVLGHGTAEQVEAERAFRDLGVDSLIAVELRNVLAADCGVTLPATVVFDHPTPQDLAAHLHGELREETRPEETAAAHAVVTVTDEPVAIVGMACRFPGGVDSPESLWALLEEGRDGITDFPADRGWTGLDPLYERYARAGDGASDAGGVRLGGFLDDVAGFDAEFFGISPREAVAMDPQQRLLLESSWEAVERAGVDPGSLRGARVGVFAGTNGQDYPALLGVAEGDFGGYVGTGNAASVMSGRLAYVLGLEGPAVTVDTACSSSLVALHLAVQSLRRGECDLALAGGVTVMSTPGAFVEFARQGGLAGDGRCKAFAEGADGTGWGEGVGVLLVERLSDAQANGRRVLAVVRGSAVNQDGASNGLTAPNGPSQQRVIRAALADAGVSAADVDAVEAHGTGTRLGDPIEAQALLATYGQDRERPLWLGSVKSNLGHTQAAAGVAGVIKMVEALRRGVLPATLHVDAPSSRVDWSAGAVRLVTERREWPDTGRARRAGVSSFGLSGTNAHVILEQAPSTETEFSRDDDGVVVPWLVSGRSEAALRAQAGRLLAALEELPAPGLADFAGALASTRSSFEHRAVVIAAHRDEFVRELHSLHLGEPGVHTVSGVRHRGGKVAFLFSGQGAQRPGMGRELYAAFPVFAEAFDAVCAHVGGELRDVVFGGDAERLARTEWTQPALFAVEVALFRLLESWGVRPDFVGGHSVGEIAAAHVAGVLSLEDACALVSARGRLMQALPSGGAMVAVEAAEDEVLPLLKGREASVAAVNGPRAVVIAGDEGAVSEVAAELAAQGRRTTRLRVSHAFHSPLMETMLDAFRQVAEGITYTAPALPVVSHVTGRLATDDELTTAEYWVRHVREAVRFADGVAALAAEGVTRFVEVGPDATLTTLTRTALGDTAAPLCVPLLRRDAAESVALLRGLAAFHVSGGAVDWAAVPSVRTQAPVDLPTYAFQHTRYWPAVDARAAASNTSATSGVAAAPGVPEASASRAASTDETFWAMVEQEGPQDLAGRLGVPEEALDAVLPALMSLRREHAAREEVDNWRYRVGWEPVDVGPAGPVPGRWLLLQPPGDPALDGLEEFVPGLERVRCEARDREGLARLLGTLVAREVPAGVLSCLTGAVSGAGDGAPGAVVAAVVDTAALVQALGDVCVSAPLWVVTHAGPGPEDAPEDPAQAAVWGLGRVAALEHPDRWGGLIDVPHRASRAELGSLASVLARTGEDQVSLRGTAAYARRLRPAPPAGTAPAGDWTAPARVLVTGGTGALGGRVAQWLAEHGTRELVLTSRGGTASPGAADLVARLRAAGAGRVDVVACDVAERAEVAGLLTAHRVDGVVHAAGVLDDDLIDAMTPERLEHVLRAKALGAVHLDELTRGRGLEAFVVFSSIAGVWGSGGQGAYAAANACADAVVRARRGRGETGLSVAWGPWSGGGMVSSAGAVELERRGLRTMEPRRALLGLGRALEAGDGAVVVADVEWERFVPAFTSRRPGPLLAALPQAAAVTEGEDNPGPHGRDGARPALVERVMSLPEAERSAALQRHVRQVAAAALGYADPGDVPADRAFRDMGFDSLTAVELRDRLTKDTGLRLPSTLVFDHPTPAALARHLDAELTGGGGAMTGVLADLEAGVARILRADPGQEARTLLGTRLRALLDEVEGVSADGVDAGGASLGDLLEDASDDELFDLVSRELEQ; this is encoded by the coding sequence ATGTCCACCTCCGAGGAGCGCGTCGTCGCCGCGCTGCGCGCGTCCCTGCTCGAGAACGAACGCCTTCGCCGGCACAACGAGGAACTCCTCCGGACGGCGAACGAACCGATAGCCATCGTCGGCATGGCCTGTCGCTACCCGGGTGACGTCACCGGTCCGGAGGACCTGTGGCGGCTGGTCGCCGACGGCGTCGACGCCATCGCTCCGTTCCCCGCCGACCGGGGCTGGGACACCGAGGGCCGCACGACGCCGAGCACCACGGGCCAGGGCGGGTTCGTCTCCACGGCGACCGAGTTCGACGCCGGGTTCTTCGGCATCTCACCGCGCGAAGCACTGGCCATGGATCCTCAGCAGCGGCTCGTCCTGGAGACGTCCTGGGAGGCACTCGAACGCGCGGGCCTCACCTCCGCCTCCGTACGCGGAAGCCGGACCGGCGTGTTCATCGGCTGCGGCAACCAGAACTACGGCGCCGACACAGGCGACGAACTGCCCGAAGGGGTGGAAGGGCACCTGCTCACCGGCAACGCGGCGAGTGTGGTGTCGGGCCGGGTGGCCTACGTCCTGGGCCTGGAGGGTCCGGCCGTCACGGTCGACACCGCGTGCTCGTCGTCCCTGGTGGCGCTGCACCTGGCGGCCCAGTCCCTCCGGTCGGGGGAGTGCGACCTCGCACTCGCGGGCGGCGTGACGGTGATGTCCACACCCGACGTCTTCACCGAGTTCGCCCGTCAGGGGGGTCTGGCGGGGGACGGCCGGTGCAAGGCGTTCGCGGAGGGGGCGGACGGGACCGGGTGGGGTGAGGGTGTCGGTGTGCTGCTGGTGGAGCGGCTGTCCGACGCGCAGGCGAACGGTCGTCGGGTGCTGGCGGTGGTGCGGGGTTCGGCGGTGAACCAGGACGGTGCGTCGAACGGGTTGACGGCGCCGAACGGTCCGTCGCAGCAGCGCGTGATCCGCGCGGCGCTGGCGAGCGCGGGGGTGTCGGCGGCGGACGTGGACGCGGTGGAGGCGCACGGGACGGGGACCCGGCTGGGGGATCCGATCGAGGCGCAGGCGCTGCTGGCCACCTACGGCCAGGACCGCGAACTTCCCCTGTATCTGGGGTCGGTGAAGTCGAACCTGGGTCACACGCAGGCGGCGGCGGGGGTGGCCGGTGTGATCAAGATGGTGGAGGCGCTGCGGCGCGGTGTGCTGCCGGCGACGCTGCACGTGGATGCGCCGTCCTCCCGGGTGGACTGGTCGGCGGGTGCGGTCCAGCTCCTGACCGAGCGGCGGGAGTGGCCCGACACCGGCCGTCCCCGACGTGCCGCCGTCTCGGCGTTCGGCGTCAGCGGCACCAACGCGCACGTCATCCTGGAACAGGGCCCCGAACCGGCGGCCACCGAGCCGCCCGCGGTCGTGACGGGCGGCGAGCCGATCGTCTGGCTGCTCTCCGGCCGCAGCGAGGAAGCACTGCGGGCCCAGGCTCGTTCCCTCCGCGCCTTCGCCACCCGGCATCCGGAGACACCGGCGGCCCTCACCGGGCTCGCCCTCGCGAAGACCCGCACCCATTTCGAGCACCGGGCTGTCGTCGTCGGGAGCGCCCCCCGTCTCGTCGACGCACTGACCGAACTCGGTTCCGGCTCCATGCCCCTGGACGTCGTGACCGGACGGGACCGGGGCGAGGCACGCCAGGCGTTCCTGTTCTCGGGTCAGGGGGCGCAGCGTGCGGGGATGGGGCGGGAGCTGTACGCGGCGTTCCCGGTGTTCGCGGAGGCCTTCGACGCGGTGTGCGCGCACGTCGGCGGCGAGCTGAGGGACGTCGTCTTCGGCGGTGACGCGGAGCGCCTGGCACGCACGGAGTGGACGCAGCCGGCGTTGTTCGCGGTCGAGGTGGCGTTGTTCCGGCTGCTGGAGTCCTGGGGGGTGCGCCCGGACTTCGTGGGCGGGCATTCGGTCGGTGAGATCGCGGCCGCGCACGTGGCGGGGGTGCTGTCCCTGGAGGACGCGTGTGCGCTGGTGAGCGCGCGGGGCCGGTTGATGCAGGCGCTGCCGCCGGGCGGGGCGATGGTGGCGGTGGAGGCCGCCGAGGGCGAGATCGTCCCGCTGCTGGACGGGCGTGAGGTGGCGGTGGCGGCGGTCAACGGCCCCCGAGCGGTGGTGATCTCCGGCGCCGAGGCGGCCGTGTCGGAGGTGGCCGCGGAGCTGGCCGGACGGGGTCGGCGCACCACCCGTCTGCGGGTCTCGCACGCCTTCCACTCGCCGCTGATGGAACCGATGCTGGCGGAGTTCCGCCGGGTCGCCGAGGGCATCACCTACACCGCCCCGGCCCTCCCGGTCGTCTCCCACATCACCGGACGGCTCGCCGTCGAGGACGAGCTGACCACCGCCGAGTACTGGGTGCGCCACGTCCGCGAGGCGGTCCGGTTCGCCGACGGTGTCGCCGCCCTGGCGGCGGAGGGCGTCACCCGGTTCGTCGAGGTCGGCCCCGACGCCACCCTCACCACCCTCGTCCAGAACTGCCTCCCCGACGCGCACGGTTCACTCCTCGTGGCCACCCTCCGCAAGCAGGATCCGGAACGCCTTGCCGTCCTACGGGCGATGGCACGCCTCCACGCCGACGGGGGTGAGGTCGACTGGCCCGGAGTGCTGGGTGACGGCGAGGGGACACCGGCGGTGGATCTGCCCACCTATCCCTTCCAGCGCAGCCGTTACTGGCTGGGACCGAACGAGTCGGCCAAGGACACCCCGCCCGGCCCCGCCCGGGCCTCCGCCGTCGTCGACGCCGCCTTCTGGTCCGCCGTCGAGCGGCAGGACATCACCAGCCTCGCCGCGGACCTCGACCTCGCGCCGGACGCCCTCGGCACGGTGGTCCCCGCGCTGTCCGACTGGTACCGGCGCCGGCAGGAGCGGGCGGAACTGGACGTCCTGTGCCACGAGGTCTTCTGGCGTCCCCTGACGGGTGACGACATGGTGCCCGCCGCCGCGACCGGGGCCTCCCCCGTGGACCACTGGACGGTCCTCGTGCCGAAGGATGCGGACACCTCGGCGCGGGTGCTGGCGGACGAACTCGCGGAGGGGCTGCGCGCCCAGGGGCCGACGGTGCGGATCTGCGAGGTCGACACCGCGGATACCGACGCCTGTGCCTCAGCCGTTCGCACCGCCGCGGAAACGGCCGGAGCCCCGCACCCCACCGGTGCCTCGCACGGCGTCCTCTCCCTGCTGGGCTTCTCCCCGTCGACCGACGCCGTCGTCGCCACGCTCACCGCCGTCCAGGCACTGGTCCGGACGGCCCCCGGCGCGAGACTGTGGGTGATCACTCAGGGTGCCGTCGCCGTCGGCGGTCCGGACCGCGTCACCCGTCTGTCCCACAGCGCCGTCTGGGGACTCGGCCGGGTCGCCGCTCTGGAGCACCCGGACCTGTGGGGCGGCCTGATCGACCTCCCCGCGCAGACGGACCACCGGGTGTGGACACGACTGGCATCGGCCCTGACGCGCCTGAAGCCGGGCGAGGACCAGGTCGCCCTGCGCTCCCACGGCGTGTTCGGACGCCGGGTGAGACCCGCCGCACCGCTCGCGCCGCGCACGGCTTCCGTCACCGACCCCGCCGACTGGACACCGGGTGACGGCGCCGTGCTCATCACCGGCGGCACAGGCGCCCTGGGAGCTCAGGTGGCACGCTGGGCCGTCCGGCGCGGCGCCCGCCACCTGCTCCTGGCCGGCCGCCGGGGCGAACAGGCACCCGGCGCCGCTGAGCTCCGTGCCGAACTGGAGCAGTCGGGCGCCCGCGTGACCATCGCGGCCGTGGACGTCTCCGTCCGCGAGGACCTGGTCGCCCTCCTCGCGGAGCACCCCGTCGACGCCGTGTTCCACGCGGCCGGGGTCCTGGAGGACGGGACGGTCCTCAGCACGGACGCCGACCGGGTGCGGCGCGTGATGGGGCCGAAGGCCGAGGGGGCGCTGCTGCTGGACGAACTGACCCGGGGCACCGACCTCACCGCGTTCGTCCTGTTCTCCTCCCTGGCCGGAACCGTCGGCAGTCCGGGACAGGGTGCGTACGCGGCCGCCAACGCCGTGCTGGACGCGCTGGCCGAGCGGCGGAGGTCCGAGGGCCTGCCCGCGACGTCCATCGCGTGGGGCCCCTGGGCGGGTGACGGTATGGCCGCTGCCGCCGGCGGCCGACGCCGCGGACGGGGAGCGGTGACCCCGCTCGCCCCCGAGACCGCGTTGTCGGCGCTGGGAGCGCTGATCGACGCCGGAACCACCACCCGACTGGTCGTCGCGGCCGACTGGGACCGCTTCGTCCCCGCGTTCACCGCCTCCCGGCCCAGCGCATTGCTCACACCGCTGAGTCCGGCCTCGGCGGCCGCTCCGGGTCAGGTCGCCGTCCGTGACGCCGGTGCCGCCACGGACGGTCTGCGCTTCCGCGTCAACTCCCTGCCCCGCGAGGCCGGCCGGCGCCTGGTCCTGGACCGGGTACGCGAGTGCGCGGCGGCCGTCCTCGGCCATGGCACAGCCGAACAGGTGGAGGCGGAGCGGGCGTTCCGCGACCTCGGCGTCGACTCGCTGATCGCGGTGGAACTGCGCAACGTCCTGGCGGCGGACTGCGGTGTCACGTTGCCGGCCACGGTCGTCTTCGACCACCCGACCCCGCAGGACCTCGCCGCTCACCTCCACGGCGAGCTGCGCGAGGAGACCCGGCCGGAGGAGACGGCCGCCGCCCACGCCGTGGTCACCGTCACCGACGAGCCGGTGGCGATCGTCGGGATGGCCTGCCGTTTCCCCGGCGGTGTCGACTCTCCGGAGAGCCTGTGGGCGCTGCTGGAGGAAGGACGCGACGGCATCACCGACTTCCCCGCCGACCGCGGCTGGACCGGCCTGGACCCGCTCTACGAACGCTACGCCCGTGCGGGGGACGGTGCGTCGGATGCGGGTGGTGTGCGGCTGGGGGGTTTCCTGGACGACGTGGCCGGGTTCGACGCGGAGTTCTTCGGGATCTCGCCGCGTGAGGCGGTGGCGATGGATCCGCAGCAGCGGTTGTTGCTGGAGTCGTCGTGGGAGGCGGTGGAGCGGGCGGGTGTCGATCCGGGGTCGTTGCGCGGGGCTCGGGTGGGGGTGTTCGCGGGGACCAACGGGCAGGACTATCCGGCCTTGTTGGGTGTGGCGGAGGGTGACTTCGGCGGGTACGTGGGCACGGGCAACGCGGCGAGTGTGATGTCCGGTCGTCTGGCCTATGTGCTGGGGCTGGAGGGGCCGGCGGTCACGGTGGACACGGCGTGCTCGTCGTCGTTGGTGGCGTTGCATCTGGCGGTGCAGTCGCTGCGGCGGGGGGAGTGCGATCTGGCGCTGGCGGGCGGGGTGACGGTGATGTCGACGCCGGGTGCCTTCGTGGAGTTCGCCCGTCAGGGGGGTCTGGCGGGGGACGGCCGGTGCAAGGCGTTCGCGGAGGGGGCGGACGGGACCGGGTGGGGTGAGGGTGTCGGTGTGCTGCTGGTGGAGCGGCTGTCCGATGCGCAGGCGAACGGTCGTCGGGTGCTGGCGGTGGTGCGGGGTTCGGCGGTGAACCAGGACGGTGCGTCGAACGGGTTGACGGCGCCGAACGGTCCGTCGCAGCAGCGGGTGATCCGCGCGGCGCTGGCGGACGCGGGGGTGTCGGCGGCGGACGTGGACGCGGTGGAGGCGCACGGGACGGGGACCCGGCTGGGGGATCCGATCGAGGCGCAGGCGCTGCTGGCCACCTACGGCCAGGACCGGGAGCGCCCTTTGTGGCTGGGGTCGGTGAAGTCGAACCTGGGTCACACGCAGGCGGCGGCGGGGGTGGCCGGTGTGATCAAGATGGTGGAGGCGCTGCGGCGCGGTGTGCTGCCGGCGACGCTGCACGTGGATGCGCCGTCCTCGCGGGTGGACTGGTCGGCGGGCGCCGTGCGACTGGTCACCGAGCGGCGGGAGTGGCCCGACACCGGCCGTGCCCGGCGGGCGGGTGTGTCCTCGTTCGGGCTGAGCGGCACCAACGCCCACGTCATCCTCGAACAAGCCCCTTCCACGGAAACTGAATTCAGTCGTGACGATGATGGCGTGGTGGTGCCCTGGCTCGTCAGCGGCCGTAGTGAGGCGGCCCTGCGTGCCCAGGCCGGCAGACTCCTCGCCGCTCTGGAAGAGCTGCCCGCTCCCGGTCTGGCGGACTTCGCTGGGGCGCTCGCGAGCACCCGGTCGTCGTTCGAGCACCGTGCCGTGGTGATCGCCGCCCACCGGGACGAGTTCGTTCGGGAGCTGCACTCCCTCCACCTGGGCGAACCGGGCGTACATACGGTCTCCGGCGTCAGACACCGCGGCGGCAAGGTCGCGTTCCTGTTCTCGGGTCAGGGGGCGCAGCGCCCCGGTATGGGGCGGGAGCTGTACGCGGCGTTCCCGGTGTTCGCGGAGGCCTTCGACGCGGTGTGCGCGCACGTCGGCGGCGAGCTGAGGGACGTCGTCTTCGGCGGTGACGCGGAGCGTCTGGCACGCACGGAGTGGACGCAGCCGGCGTTGTTCGCGGTCGAGGTGGCGTTGTTCCGGCTGCTGGAGTCCTGGGGGGTGCGCCCGGACTTCGTGGGCGGGCATTCGGTCGGTGAGATCGCGGCCGCGCACGTGGCGGGGGTGCTGTCCCTGGAGGACGCGTGTGCGCTGGTGAGCGCGCGGGGCCGGTTGATGCAGGCGCTGCCGTCGGGTGGGGCGATGGTGGCGGTGGAGGCCGCCGAGGACGAGGTGCTGCCCCTGCTCAAGGGGCGCGAGGCGTCGGTGGCCGCGGTCAACGGCCCCCGCGCCGTGGTGATCGCGGGCGACGAAGGGGCCGTGTCCGAGGTGGCCGCGGAGCTGGCCGCACAGGGCCGCCGCACCACCCGCCTGCGCGTGTCGCACGCCTTCCACTCACCCCTGATGGAAACGATGCTGGACGCCTTCCGCCAAGTCGCCGAGGGCATCACCTACACCGCCCCGGCCCTCCCGGTCGTCTCCCACGTCACCGGCCGGCTCGCGACGGACGACGAGTTGACCACCGCCGAGTACTGGGTGCGCCACGTTCGCGAGGCGGTCCGGTTCGCCGACGGCGTCGCCGCCCTGGCGGCGGAGGGCGTCACCCGGTTCGTCGAGGTCGGCCCCGACGCCACCCTCACCACCCTCACCCGCACCGCCCTCGGCGACACCGCCGCCCCCCTCTGCGTGCCGTTGCTGCGCCGCGACGCGGCCGAGAGCGTCGCTCTGCTGCGCGGACTGGCCGCTTTCCACGTGAGTGGCGGCGCCGTCGACTGGGCGGCGGTGCCGAGTGTCCGTACGCAGGCCCCTGTGGACCTGCCCACGTACGCCTTCCAGCACACCCGGTACTGGCCCGCTGTCGACGCGCGCGCCGCCGCGTCAAATACGTCGGCCACATCGGGCGTGGCCGCCGCACCGGGCGTGCCCGAGGCGTCGGCGTCCCGGGCGGCCTCCACGGACGAGACCTTCTGGGCGATGGTCGAGCAGGAGGGGCCTCAGGATCTGGCCGGCCGCCTCGGGGTGCCGGAAGAGGCCCTGGACGCCGTTCTGCCCGCACTGATGTCACTGCGGCGTGAGCACGCCGCACGCGAGGAGGTCGACAACTGGCGGTACCGCGTCGGCTGGGAGCCGGTGGACGTGGGACCGGCCGGCCCGGTGCCGGGGCGCTGGCTTCTGCTGCAGCCGCCCGGTGACCCCGCCCTCGACGGGCTCGAGGAGTTCGTTCCGGGGCTGGAGCGCGTGCGCTGCGAGGCCCGGGACCGTGAGGGACTGGCCCGTCTGCTCGGCACGCTCGTCGCGCGGGAGGTGCCGGCCGGGGTGCTCTCCTGCCTCACAGGTGCCGTGTCCGGTGCCGGAGACGGCGCTCCTGGCGCGGTGGTCGCCGCCGTGGTGGACACCGCGGCCCTGGTCCAGGCGCTCGGTGACGTCTGCGTGAGCGCACCGCTGTGGGTGGTCACGCACGCCGGTCCGGGACCGGAGGACGCGCCCGAGGATCCGGCACAGGCCGCCGTGTGGGGCCTCGGACGGGTGGCGGCGTTGGAGCACCCCGACCGGTGGGGCGGGCTGATCGACGTGCCGCACCGGGCGAGTCGAGCGGAACTCGGCTCCCTGGCCTCGGTCCTGGCACGAACCGGCGAGGACCAGGTTTCCCTGCGCGGCACCGCGGCGTACGCGCGACGGCTGCGTCCGGCCCCGCCGGCCGGCACCGCGCCGGCCGGCGACTGGACGGCTCCCGCCCGGGTGCTGGTCACGGGCGGCACCGGAGCGCTCGGCGGGCGGGTGGCCCAGTGGCTCGCCGAACACGGCACCAGGGAACTCGTCCTGACGAGCCGCGGCGGAACCGCCTCCCCCGGCGCCGCCGATCTCGTGGCGCGGCTGCGCGCGGCCGGAGCGGGACGGGTCGACGTCGTGGCATGCGATGTCGCCGAGCGCGCCGAGGTGGCCGGCCTGCTCACGGCCCACCGGGTCGACGGCGTCGTCCACGCGGCGGGTGTCCTGGACGACGACCTGATCGACGCGATGACGCCCGAACGCCTGGAACACGTGCTGCGCGCCAAGGCCCTGGGAGCGGTGCACCTGGACGAGCTGACGCGGGGACGGGGTCTGGAGGCGTTCGTGGTGTTCTCGTCGATCGCCGGTGTGTGGGGGAGCGGCGGGCAGGGCGCGTACGCGGCGGCGAACGCGTGCGCCGACGCGGTGGTGAGGGCGCGGCGCGGGCGCGGCGAGACGGGACTGTCGGTGGCGTGGGGTCCCTGGTCGGGCGGGGGAATGGTGTCGAGCGCGGGTGCGGTGGAGCTGGAGCGCCGCGGGCTGCGGACGATGGAACCCCGGCGCGCACTGCTGGGACTGGGGCGTGCGCTGGAGGCGGGGGACGGCGCGGTGGTGGTCGCGGACGTGGAGTGGGAGCGGTTCGTCCCCGCGTTCACCAGCCGCCGTCCCGGCCCGTTGCTGGCCGCCCTCCCGCAAGCGGCGGCCGTCACGGAGGGAGAAGACAATCCCGGGCCGCACGGCCGGGACGGGGCCCGTCCCGCCCTGGTGGAACGGGTGATGTCCCTGCCGGAAGCGGAGCGGTCGGCCGCCCTCCAGCGCCATGTGCGGCAGGTCGCGGCCGCGGCACTCGGGTACGCCGACCCGGGCGACGTCCCCGCGGACCGGGCCTTCCGCGACATGGGCTTCGACTCCCTCACGGCCGTCGAGCTGCGCGACCGGCTCACGAAGGACACGGGACTGCGGCTGCCCTCGACGCTCGTCTTCGACCACCCCACACCGGCCGCCCTCGCCCGTCACCTGGACGCCGAACTGACCGGTGGAGGCGGGGCGATGACGGGCGTGCTGGCCGACCTCGAGGCCGGCGTCGCGCGCATCCTGCGGGCGGACCCGGGCCAGGAGGCGCGCACCCTGCTGGGCACACGGCTCAGGGCGCTGCTGGACGAGGTCGAGGGCGTTTCGGCCGACGGCGTCGACGCGGGCGGTGCTTCACTCGGTGACCTCCTGGAGGACGCGAGCGACGACGAGTTGTTCGACCTCGTCAGCCGCGAGCTGGAGCAGTAG